In Exiguobacterium sibiricum 7-3, a genomic segment contains:
- a CDS encoding alpha/beta hydrolase, translating to MRRWIVVLLLIVLGIGSLIGYDGYRMQQTLIGQSDRSRLLPAEKTNNETADQEWVKRQDMEQLQLATTGEARIGRYLPATSPSDKTVLFLADDVRFGSSQTEPLIRFYHEQLGYNVFVPDRRGQGASKGTLNYGWLDRLDVIDWTNQLIEETGTRHVVYHGVGIGGATALLAAGEPTVPKQVKVVIAEGAYARLDDWFQSLAKANLTYPAGPSLAVASSFNKVEQDFFYGDVSVTRQTSRIMVPTLLIQGTEDKVVPPRMVYELYQAKPGIKQLYPVRGAGHETTYSKNPENYEKRLRLFVQPFVTTP from the coding sequence ATGCGCAGATGGATAGTTGTTCTCTTGCTAATCGTGCTGGGTATTGGAAGTCTGATCGGATATGACGGATACCGAATGCAACAAACGTTAATCGGACAGTCCGACCGCTCTCGCCTCCTGCCTGCTGAAAAGACAAATAACGAAACAGCGGATCAGGAGTGGGTAAAACGACAGGACATGGAACAACTACAATTGGCGACAACCGGTGAAGCACGGATCGGCCGGTATCTCCCGGCTACATCTCCTTCCGACAAGACGGTTTTGTTTCTTGCGGATGATGTTCGTTTTGGTTCGTCACAGACGGAGCCACTAATCCGCTTTTACCATGAACAGCTGGGTTACAACGTGTTTGTCCCGGACCGGCGTGGTCAAGGAGCGAGCAAAGGAACATTGAATTATGGCTGGCTTGATCGGTTGGATGTGATTGATTGGACCAATCAATTGATTGAGGAGACCGGAACCCGGCACGTCGTGTATCACGGAGTAGGGATCGGAGGAGCGACGGCACTTCTCGCAGCAGGAGAGCCGACCGTTCCGAAACAAGTGAAGGTTGTCATTGCCGAAGGCGCCTATGCCCGCCTTGATGATTGGTTCCAATCACTTGCGAAAGCTAATCTGACGTATCCGGCCGGACCGTCACTTGCTGTCGCGAGTAGCTTCAATAAAGTCGAACAAGACTTCTTTTATGGAGATGTCTCCGTCACGCGGCAGACCAGCCGGATCATGGTACCGACGTTATTGATCCAGGGAACGGAGGACAAGGTCGTTCCACCCCGGATGGTATACGAACTGTATCAGGCGAAACCCGGCATCAAACAATTGTATCCGGTGCGCGGAGCCGGTCATGAGACTACCTATTCCAAAAATCCCGAGAATTACGAAAAGCGTCTTCGTTTATTCGTTCAACCCTTTGTCACGACACCTTAA
- a CDS encoding protein phosphatase 2C domain-containing protein, producing MTELVWVGNETPFVDVISIEAVGPITVGRFGGCSRSGQTKNEDGCVVWIGEDWEWTMLLDAHDTAESAILLTQYFTSHRLEIERILNEPVETMFSVLERYVVSLLEHEAFRTACQSVQGETACLFLVRKGKYVWWLSVGDVLAYLFHPDLSKHLQYKLNERQFFEWIGRVNTFDLPVPCYSRGIRELRQGVNHLLLTTDGLIECPGAPFRDGKQLERILTTSTAGVKTLLTTIKQLGVRDSTTILAWAVEIEENVTMPGNAK from the coding sequence ATGACGGAGTTAGTTTGGGTAGGCAATGAAACACCGTTCGTCGATGTCATCTCCATTGAAGCCGTCGGACCAATCACGGTCGGACGGTTCGGGGGATGCAGCCGTTCCGGACAGACCAAAAATGAAGACGGGTGTGTTGTTTGGATCGGGGAAGACTGGGAATGGACGATGCTGCTCGATGCGCATGATACTGCAGAGAGTGCCATCTTACTAACGCAGTACTTTACGTCACACCGTTTGGAGATCGAACGGATCCTGAACGAACCCGTGGAAACGATGTTTTCGGTATTGGAACGGTATGTCGTTTCTCTGTTGGAACATGAAGCGTTTCGGACCGCCTGTCAATCGGTTCAAGGCGAGACCGCCTGCCTGTTTCTTGTCCGCAAGGGGAAATATGTCTGGTGGTTATCGGTCGGCGATGTTCTCGCCTATCTGTTCCATCCCGATTTAAGTAAACATCTGCAATACAAATTGAACGAGCGGCAGTTTTTTGAATGGATCGGTCGGGTCAATACGTTTGATTTACCGGTTCCGTGTTACAGCCGGGGAATTCGTGAGTTGCGACAGGGCGTCAATCATCTGTTGTTGACGACGGACGGATTAATCGAATGTCCGGGAGCGCCGTTCCGAGACGGAAAACAGCTGGAGAGGATACTTACGACGTCGACTGCCGGTGTCAAGACGTTATTGACGACGATCAAACAGCTTGGTGTAAGGGACAGCACAACCATCTTAGCCTGGGCAGTTGAGATTGAAGAAAACGTAACGATGCCCGGTAATGCAAAATAA
- a CDS encoding potassium/proton antiporter: MNEGTVLLLAGILLLLAIVTTKFSVRLNVPTLILFVFVGILAGTDVSGLIDFADFEQARLFGTIALVIILFDGGLNTKWRHFKTVLPAALSLATVGVLVTTGLIAGVAHYLLDFSWPMALLIGALIGSTDAAAVFSLLNGRPIDQKVKHTLEAESGTNDPMAVFLTILFTGFALNPESFSLVQGILLLFYEMGIGLLIGLFVGWLLTSLMNRIQLQSSALYPTLLISGALLSYGVATSLHASGFLAVYVTGIWLSNHDLIYRDILVRFSGSLSHLAEVGMFIMLGLLVFPKQLLDPQTLFMSGVIVLTLILVARPLAVYLSLLPFRYNFREQSVITAAGLRGAVPIILATYPLSSGLPDAYPLFNIVFFAVMTSALLQGTALPWVVKLMKLDAKPAIDIEPLIQFMTVANPNAEIVEVSVPSFCRIDGKTLQEIEMPQDLLVVAVIRHDAIITPRGQTRLIGGDQLLILTPKQSEERIRKLIASLGI; the protein is encoded by the coding sequence ATGAATGAAGGGACCGTCCTGTTGCTTGCCGGCATTCTTTTGTTGCTCGCTATCGTCACGACGAAATTTTCTGTCCGTCTGAACGTTCCGACCCTGATTTTATTTGTGTTCGTCGGCATCCTCGCCGGAACGGATGTCTCTGGATTAATTGATTTTGCCGACTTCGAGCAGGCCCGTCTGTTCGGTACGATTGCACTCGTCATCATCTTATTTGACGGCGGCTTGAATACGAAGTGGCGTCATTTTAAAACGGTTCTTCCGGCAGCGTTATCACTTGCAACCGTCGGTGTACTGGTCACGACCGGACTGATTGCAGGCGTGGCGCATTACCTGCTGGATTTCAGTTGGCCGATGGCGTTGCTGATCGGAGCTCTGATTGGTTCGACCGATGCCGCCGCGGTCTTTTCATTGCTGAACGGTCGCCCGATTGATCAAAAAGTCAAACATACGCTGGAAGCGGAGTCGGGAACGAATGATCCGATGGCCGTCTTCTTGACGATCCTGTTTACCGGATTCGCATTGAATCCGGAATCCTTCTCTCTCGTACAGGGTATCCTGCTGTTGTTTTACGAGATGGGGATCGGTCTGTTGATCGGTCTGTTCGTCGGCTGGCTGTTGACCTCCTTGATGAACCGGATCCAGTTGCAGTCGTCGGCCTTGTACCCGACGCTTCTGATCAGCGGAGCGCTTCTTTCCTACGGTGTCGCGACGAGCCTCCATGCGAGCGGCTTCTTAGCCGTGTACGTCACCGGGATTTGGCTTAGTAATCATGATTTGATTTATCGTGATATCCTCGTTCGGTTCAGCGGCAGTCTCTCCCACCTGGCAGAAGTCGGCATGTTCATTATGCTCGGGCTGCTCGTGTTCCCGAAGCAATTGCTTGATCCGCAGACATTGTTCATGTCGGGCGTCATCGTCCTGACCTTGATTCTCGTCGCCCGTCCGCTCGCCGTTTATTTATCCTTGTTGCCTTTTCGGTACAATTTCCGCGAACAGAGTGTCATCACAGCGGCAGGATTACGTGGCGCCGTCCCGATTATTCTCGCGACCTATCCGTTATCGAGTGGTTTACCGGACGCGTACCCGCTGTTCAATATCGTTTTTTTTGCTGTCATGACGTCGGCTCTCCTGCAAGGAACAGCCTTGCCCTGGGTCGTTAAACTGATGAAGCTCGATGCGAAACCGGCAATCGACATCGAACCGTTGATTCAATTCATGACAGTCGCCAATCCGAATGCCGAAATCGTCGAAGTCAGTGTCCCGTCCTTTTGCCGGATTGACGGGAAAACATTGCAGGAGATTGAGATGCCTCAGGATTTGCTGGTCGTCGCTGTCATCCGGCACGATGCCATCATCACACCACGTGGACAAACCCGGTTAATCGGAGGCGATCAATTGTTGATCCTGACACCGAAACAATCGGAGGAACGCATCCGGAAGTTGATTGCGTCACTCGGAATTTAA
- a CDS encoding SDR family NAD(P)-dependent oxidoreductase: MNICVVTGANSGMGMVTIQELLERGDRVIATVRSQKKATLLIQLLREHAVSDTNLEVEIVQLDQLDSVRRFADVLFDRIGRIDRLILNAGIMVPPYHVTKDGFESQFQVNYLSHFYLIERLLPLIEQGHDPRVISISSLAGEGGMIRTDIELEAIAHVKKEQYNPMKSYRESKLLQMVHMRELAEEYGTRATFVSVHPGIVNTDLFYRGKYGKVLKTVLKPIAQVGYWTGKLYTPEYGAKTALYLATTDDVLDNGGYYADSAPRLSNPVVEDEAYRKQARALSKRWVGLV, translated from the coding sequence ATGAACATCTGTGTAGTCACAGGAGCAAACTCCGGTATGGGAATGGTAACGATTCAAGAATTGCTCGAACGCGGAGACCGTGTCATCGCGACCGTCCGCTCGCAAAAGAAAGCAACATTGCTGATTCAACTTTTACGGGAACATGCAGTGTCGGATACGAATCTGGAAGTCGAGATCGTGCAACTGGATCAACTTGATTCCGTCCGGCGTTTTGCGGATGTATTATTCGACCGGATTGGCCGGATTGATCGTTTGATTTTGAATGCCGGCATCATGGTCCCGCCGTACCACGTGACGAAGGATGGATTTGAATCCCAGTTCCAGGTCAACTACCTCAGCCACTTTTATCTGATTGAACGGCTGTTGCCGTTGATTGAGCAGGGACACGATCCCCGCGTCATTTCGATTTCTTCCTTAGCGGGAGAAGGCGGGATGATCCGGACCGATATCGAGCTTGAAGCGATCGCACACGTCAAAAAAGAACAGTATAATCCGATGAAGTCTTACCGGGAATCAAAGCTGTTACAAATGGTCCACATGCGGGAGTTGGCGGAAGAATACGGTACGCGGGCTACGTTCGTCAGTGTCCACCCGGGTATCGTCAACACGGACTTGTTCTACCGGGGAAAATACGGAAAAGTGCTGAAGACCGTTCTGAAGCCGATTGCCCAAGTCGGCTATTGGACAGGGAAACTGTATACCCCGGAATATGGAGCAAAAACCGCCCTGTACCTGGCGACAACGGATGATGTACTCGACAATGGCGGCTATTATGCGGACTCCGCCCCGCGTCTCAGTAATCCGGTCGTGGAAGATGAGGCGTACCGTAAACAAGCCCGTGCCCTGTCGAAACGTTGGGTCGGACTCGTCTAA
- a CDS encoding GNAT family N-acetyltransferase: MIRSATESDVDRIATLLREKAELFKNRGSRQWSAYLETDIETLVMRDLAAGRLFVYEQGPEVFGSIALLPSLEWDQTLWSDNEGLYIHRIVVSETAKGQGIGTRLLHHVIAVAQAEQETLRLDCLASNDFLNGYYASFGFVSKGVRDGFSTYEYAGLPVPK, translated from the coding sequence ATGATACGATCAGCTACTGAAAGTGATGTCGACCGGATTGCGACCTTGTTGCGCGAAAAAGCCGAATTATTTAAGAACCGGGGAAGCCGCCAATGGTCCGCTTACCTTGAAACGGATATAGAGACCCTCGTGATGCGCGATCTGGCCGCCGGAAGACTGTTTGTGTATGAACAAGGACCGGAAGTATTCGGTTCGATTGCTTTATTGCCGTCGCTCGAGTGGGATCAGACGTTATGGTCCGACAATGAAGGTCTTTACATTCACCGGATCGTCGTCAGTGAAACCGCAAAAGGCCAAGGAATCGGGACCCGTTTACTGCATCACGTCATTGCCGTCGCGCAAGCGGAACAAGAAACGTTACGGCTTGATTGTTTGGCATCCAATGACTTTTTAAACGGTTACTATGCGTCGTTTGGTTTTGTATCCAAGGGTGTTCGTGACGGTTTTTCGACATATGAGTACGCTGGGCTGCCGGTTCCAAAATAA
- a CDS encoding oxidoreductase gives MRLQIGFIGFGKSTTRYHLPYVMIEDQFDITWIYNRKSKPELEATYESQLPHVRFTTDLDAMLKDSELQVVVINTPPATHFAYALQALQHGKHVLVEKPFTVTEQETRRLFEEAHRQGVKLLAYQNRRFDSDFQVIEQVIRSGKLGRLVEVVSHFDLYRPDAAPAIPRPENGALYGLGVHTIDQIVALFGKPERVGYDIRTVRLAGNPDDTFALDFYYPDLKVSVRTSHIALAGAPRWMLHGTNGTFIKQHIDRQELDLKANYFPGEEGFGEDSEDDFGRLLYHDDHGHLQDVRIPSPVGDYGKLYRAFYESIVHGTPLPVSEEDTKLVAHLMEQGFSKPSPFILDLQN, from the coding sequence ATGCGACTTCAGATTGGTTTTATCGGCTTTGGAAAAAGTACAACCCGGTATCATCTGCCCTACGTCATGATTGAGGACCAGTTTGATATCACCTGGATTTACAATCGGAAATCAAAACCGGAATTAGAGGCGACCTACGAGTCGCAACTGCCGCATGTCCGGTTCACGACGGATCTCGATGCGATGTTAAAGGATTCGGAGCTTCAGGTCGTCGTCATCAATACCCCGCCGGCGACGCATTTTGCCTATGCCCTGCAAGCGTTACAACACGGAAAACATGTGCTGGTCGAAAAACCGTTCACGGTGACGGAGCAAGAGACACGTCGACTGTTCGAAGAAGCGCACCGGCAAGGCGTCAAGTTACTGGCTTATCAAAACCGGCGTTTCGACAGTGATTTTCAAGTCATCGAGCAAGTCATCCGTTCAGGCAAGCTCGGACGTCTCGTCGAAGTCGTCTCGCACTTCGATCTCTACCGACCAGATGCTGCCCCGGCGATTCCGCGTCCGGAAAATGGTGCCTTATATGGTCTCGGCGTGCATACGATTGATCAAATCGTGGCTTTATTCGGAAAACCGGAGCGGGTCGGATATGATATCCGGACGGTTCGTTTAGCCGGCAATCCGGATGATACGTTTGCCCTTGATTTTTATTATCCGGATTTAAAAGTCAGCGTCCGGACCAGTCATATCGCGTTGGCGGGTGCCCCGCGCTGGATGCTTCACGGGACGAATGGTACGTTCATAAAACAGCATATCGACCGGCAGGAGCTGGATCTCAAAGCCAACTACTTCCCGGGTGAGGAAGGATTCGGTGAAGACTCCGAAGATGATTTCGGTCGTTTGCTGTACCATGACGACCATGGTCATCTGCAGGATGTCCGGATTCCGAGCCCGGTCGGAGATTATGGCAAGTTGTATCGTGCCTTTTATGAAAGTATCGTCCACGGTACACCGTTACCGGTCTCGGAAGAAGACACAAAACTGGTCGCTCATCTGATGGAACAAGGTTTCTCGAAACCGTCGCCCTTCATTTTAGACCTTCAAAACTGA
- a CDS encoding C39 family peptidase — protein sequence MKKIITSIILAGVLFGVFSPSLIAEAATKLTVTTDVLRVREKPSTTSKILGNITKGAVYTSNGTSGSWYKITYKSKPGYIHKDYVRTSTTSKYTSTGARYTTVGTLNVRTAPSTTAKTVTQLNKGVKVASYGTSGSWTRILYNGSYRYVSTQYLTKTAPSSSSKQLNVPYYNQYTLGYPSGCEFVSLKMALEYKKQAVSASSLYNQMPKSMANATYKNGKYYWADPEKMFTGNPAGTLDYYKNWGIYPKGILPLAKKYRSGAIDISKQGVSKIESEIRSGNPVIVWATVDFKNPYGYFSWIKPDGKTFTGYRNYHVMLVTGVSSSAFTVSDPYRGKYTVSRSQFTSVYNTTGQYALSVR from the coding sequence ATGAAAAAAATCATTACGTCCATTATTCTGGCAGGTGTTTTGTTCGGTGTGTTCAGTCCATCGCTCATTGCAGAAGCCGCCACGAAGTTGACGGTCACGACAGATGTGTTACGTGTTCGTGAAAAACCGTCGACAACGAGCAAGATCTTGGGGAACATCACCAAAGGAGCCGTCTATACTTCAAACGGGACGTCCGGCAGTTGGTATAAAATCACGTACAAATCAAAACCGGGCTACATACACAAAGATTATGTCCGTACGTCCACGACATCCAAGTATACGTCGACCGGTGCGCGTTATACGACGGTCGGTACGTTGAATGTCAGAACCGCTCCGAGTACGACGGCAAAAACCGTCACGCAATTGAATAAAGGGGTAAAGGTGGCGTCTTACGGGACGTCCGGCAGCTGGACACGTATTTTATACAATGGCAGCTACCGTTATGTCTCGACGCAGTATTTGACGAAAACGGCACCAAGCAGTTCTTCGAAACAATTAAACGTCCCGTATTACAATCAATACACGCTCGGCTATCCGTCAGGCTGTGAGTTCGTTTCCTTGAAAATGGCACTTGAATACAAGAAACAGGCTGTTTCGGCATCTTCTTTGTATAACCAAATGCCGAAAAGCATGGCCAACGCCACTTATAAAAACGGCAAGTATTACTGGGCAGATCCTGAAAAAATGTTTACCGGTAACCCGGCAGGAACGCTCGATTACTATAAAAACTGGGGAATTTATCCGAAAGGCATCCTGCCGCTCGCGAAGAAATACCGGAGTGGTGCCATTGATATCTCTAAACAAGGGGTCAGCAAAATCGAAAGCGAAATCCGTAGCGGCAACCCGGTCATCGTCTGGGCAACCGTCGATTTCAAAAATCCGTACGGCTACTTCTCATGGATCAAGCCGGATGGCAAAACGTTTACCGGTTACCGCAACTACCACGTCATGCTCGTGACAGGGGTCTCAAGCAGTGCGTTTACTGTATCCGATCCATACCGTGGAAAATATACGGTCAGCCGTTCACAATTTACTTCTGTTTACAATACGACAGGACAGTACGCCTTATCTGTCCGTTAA
- a CDS encoding DUF2339 domain-containing protein: MDEKRLEQLEQEIVRLKARVDQLERQPVKEPQMEPASSVTRPAVRPAFVKKTRTPIVKKARTRDEWENVLATVWLPRIGAVFAAIGAIFLFSYASLAGLISPAVRIGSGVVIGLLVMGLGELQYEKKRRDLGVGLVATGTIVSLAALFAGMALYQFYPPLLAFFLEIVVLAIAYGLMLWMRSTALLVLVSITGFLLPFLQLTDEPNIFLFLLYEVFLFTALLFAVLRLKAVKAYPVTAAVFFLALVFGSLTVNFETRPLIDEITLLGSSFIAYLGLAYVGTKLPIPYNYPSWIAGGFVLLSLSVVDWPFAYGLAILFALIAYAVANQTKDAWQNGVGHVGILFAISQVPVDPLSFGDQFCSILYALFIAGLWFIKRQQVPHQRFFGILVYVMFVLYTIGTYETYRFNNQSYAVAVFGLTLATTAFIILLVRTHGEVMWKKYWQIVLFFAAAGVFVTYTLIVMELPFYATLDQTDRSTTLSVAYILLSFVLVAIGRIRAAAAWRLSGLLLLSVSAVKLLLFDLSFLSLIQKAFVFIGFGIVAFVISRTYFKKRES, translated from the coding sequence ATGGATGAAAAACGTCTGGAACAGCTGGAACAGGAAATTGTGCGGTTGAAAGCACGCGTCGATCAGTTGGAACGACAGCCGGTGAAAGAACCACAAATGGAACCGGCATCTTCCGTGACAAGGCCTGCCGTCCGTCCGGCGTTCGTCAAGAAGACCCGGACACCGATTGTTAAAAAAGCCCGGACGCGGGATGAATGGGAAAACGTCCTGGCGACAGTCTGGTTACCGCGAATCGGAGCGGTTTTTGCAGCAATCGGAGCGATTTTTCTATTCTCCTACGCGTCCTTGGCCGGATTAATCAGTCCTGCGGTCCGGATCGGAAGTGGAGTCGTCATCGGCTTACTTGTCATGGGACTGGGGGAGTTGCAGTATGAAAAAAAACGACGGGATCTCGGAGTCGGACTGGTCGCGACCGGGACAATTGTTTCCTTGGCCGCTCTATTTGCCGGTATGGCCTTATATCAATTTTATCCGCCATTGCTCGCCTTTTTCCTGGAAATCGTCGTGCTCGCCATTGCGTATGGATTAATGTTGTGGATGCGCTCGACAGCGTTACTGGTGTTAGTCTCCATCACCGGCTTTTTATTGCCGTTTCTCCAGTTAACGGATGAACCGAACATCTTCTTATTTTTACTGTACGAAGTCTTTTTATTCACGGCATTGTTGTTTGCCGTTCTTCGTCTGAAGGCGGTCAAAGCCTATCCGGTCACTGCCGCCGTCTTTTTCCTGGCGCTTGTCTTTGGCAGTCTGACCGTCAATTTTGAGACACGTCCCTTGATTGATGAAATCACTTTACTCGGGTCATCCTTCATCGCCTATCTTGGTCTCGCGTACGTCGGGACGAAACTTCCGATTCCCTACAATTATCCGAGCTGGATTGCGGGCGGGTTCGTCCTGCTCAGCCTGTCCGTAGTCGATTGGCCGTTTGCTTACGGACTGGCAATCCTGTTTGCGTTAATCGCTTACGCCGTCGCCAATCAAACGAAGGACGCGTGGCAAAATGGCGTAGGACATGTCGGCATCCTGTTTGCGATTTCGCAGGTACCGGTCGATCCGCTGAGTTTCGGCGATCAATTCTGTTCGATTCTTTATGCGCTCTTCATTGCCGGACTGTGGTTTATCAAGCGGCAGCAAGTCCCGCACCAACGCTTTTTCGGAATTCTCGTGTATGTGATGTTCGTCCTGTATACGATCGGAACGTATGAGACATATCGATTCAACAATCAGTCATATGCCGTCGCGGTGTTTGGTCTGACGCTCGCGACGACAGCCTTCATCATCTTGCTTGTCCGGACCCACGGGGAAGTGATGTGGAAAAAGTATTGGCAAATCGTACTGTTTTTTGCAGCGGCCGGTGTATTCGTGACCTATACGCTGATTGTGATGGAACTGCCGTTTTACGCGACGCTTGATCAAACCGACCGCAGTACGACGTTGTCTGTCGCCTACATCCTGTTATCGTTTGTCCTTGTAGCGATTGGCCGCATCCGCGCAGCGGCAGCCTGGCGCCTGTCGGGTCTGCTGTTGCTGTCGGTCAGTGCCGTTAAATTGTTGCTGTTTGACTTGTCGTTCTTGTCTTTGATTCAAAAAGCATTTGTGTTCATCGGCTTCGGAATCGTCGCCTTTGTCATTTCGCGGACGTATTTCAAAAAACGTGAGTCTTGA
- the efeO gene encoding iron uptake system protein EfeO translates to MRHTKTLTITLLSMTALLAACNEQPATTKPSAIKPDQFEQVVADYRTYAIAELEQFTKQTEAFTTAVKEGDLEQAKALYAPTRMHYERAEPIAEVFGDLDPKIDAREGDVKASEWGGYHRIEQGLFEKGTTKGYEDYADQLMKDVHLLRAKVETVDVTPELLVTGATDLLNEVSTSKVTGEEDRYSHTDLYDFAANVQGAEKIYQLLNPALQKQDAALSKEIAARFADVNGLLEAKKKKDGYVLYTELSKADVKQLSQAINELAEPLSKMGIVLEG, encoded by the coding sequence ATGCGACATACAAAAACACTTACAATCACTCTCTTATCCATGACGGCTTTACTGGCAGCATGCAATGAACAACCAGCGACGACGAAACCGTCGGCAATCAAGCCGGATCAATTCGAGCAAGTCGTTGCCGATTACCGGACGTATGCGATTGCGGAACTGGAACAATTCACGAAACAGACGGAAGCCTTCACGACAGCGGTCAAAGAAGGAGACTTGGAACAGGCGAAGGCACTTTACGCACCAACACGGATGCATTATGAGCGGGCGGAACCGATCGCGGAAGTATTCGGAGATCTCGATCCGAAAATCGATGCCCGTGAAGGAGACGTCAAAGCGTCGGAATGGGGCGGTTACCACCGGATCGAGCAGGGTCTGTTTGAAAAAGGAACCACAAAAGGATATGAGGACTATGCCGACCAATTGATGAAAGATGTTCATCTGCTCCGGGCGAAAGTCGAGACGGTCGACGTGACTCCGGAACTGCTCGTTACCGGTGCGACCGACTTATTGAACGAAGTCTCGACGTCGAAAGTCACCGGGGAAGAAGACCGGTATTCGCATACCGATTTGTATGACTTCGCAGCGAACGTTCAAGGTGCTGAAAAAATTTATCAGCTGTTGAACCCGGCACTCCAAAAACAAGATGCTGCCCTGTCGAAAGAGATTGCAGCCCGTTTTGCTGATGTCAACGGGTTATTGGAAGCGAAAAAGAAAAAAGACGGATACGTGCTGTATACCGAGTTGTCCAAGGCGGACGTCAAACAATTGAGTCAAGCCATCAACGAGCTGGCGGAACCGCTCTCGAAGATGGGGATTGTACTGGAGGGCTGA
- the efeB gene encoding iron uptake transporter deferrochelatase/peroxidase subunit translates to MTRTTLEAGVTRRDVLKVAGLTGLGAALYASGLERFLPRALTAQATDQVPFYGKYQAGILTPPQNHVQVVAFDVQTTRRDELIDLLKRWTRACARLSAGLPLGDADSAYVPPEDTGEAEGLSASHLTFTFGCGHSLFTDDRFGIGHKRPDLLRELPVFDLDQLDPEWAGGDLVVQICADDQQVVFHALRNLTRIGRGIVKIRWTQAGFQRSKVADAAGGTPRNLFGFKDGTGNPDVSQPSVQNKHLFYQWQDGSPWLTNGSFLVVRRIQMHLEVWDRTILKEQERTFGRERASGAPLGSKEEFAAVTPSKRTARGEAQLPSDSHTAVAHGSGKEQLLRRSYSYQAGINETTGALDAGLLFLSYQRSPEQFITIQRRLAASDRLNEYITHRGSAVFACFGGIQKGGYIGDALFA, encoded by the coding sequence ATGACACGAACTACTTTAGAAGCGGGGGTCACCCGGCGTGACGTCCTGAAAGTCGCCGGACTGACCGGTCTTGGAGCCGCTCTTTACGCGAGCGGACTCGAACGTTTTTTACCCCGAGCCTTGACGGCGCAGGCGACGGATCAAGTCCCGTTTTACGGCAAGTATCAAGCGGGTATCCTGACACCTCCTCAAAATCATGTCCAAGTGGTCGCTTTTGATGTTCAGACGACCCGACGCGATGAATTGATTGATCTGTTAAAACGTTGGACGCGTGCGTGTGCCCGGCTGTCAGCCGGATTACCGCTCGGTGACGCGGACAGTGCCTATGTCCCGCCGGAAGATACGGGAGAGGCGGAAGGACTGTCGGCAAGCCACCTGACGTTTACATTCGGTTGCGGTCACAGTTTATTTACGGATGACCGGTTCGGAATTGGTCATAAACGTCCTGATTTGCTCCGGGAGTTGCCGGTCTTTGATCTCGATCAACTGGACCCGGAATGGGCAGGAGGAGATCTCGTCGTCCAGATTTGTGCCGATGATCAACAGGTCGTGTTTCATGCGTTACGGAACTTGACACGGATTGGTCGCGGCATCGTCAAGATTCGCTGGACGCAAGCCGGTTTTCAACGATCAAAGGTGGCGGATGCGGCAGGTGGGACACCCCGGAATCTGTTCGGATTCAAGGACGGGACCGGGAATCCGGATGTGTCACAGCCTTCTGTGCAAAATAAACATCTCTTTTACCAGTGGCAGGACGGATCACCCTGGTTGACGAACGGCAGCTTCCTTGTCGTCCGCCGAATCCAGATGCACCTCGAGGTATGGGACCGGACAATCCTGAAAGAGCAGGAGCGGACTTTCGGCCGCGAGCGCGCGTCCGGAGCCCCGCTTGGATCGAAAGAGGAATTTGCTGCGGTGACGCCAAGCAAACGGACGGCGCGCGGTGAAGCACAGCTTCCAAGTGACTCACACACAGCGGTCGCCCACGGATCAGGAAAAGAACAACTGTTACGTCGCTCCTATTCCTATCAGGCCGGTATTAACGAAACGACCGGTGCGCTCGATGCCGGCTTACTGTTTTTATCGTATCAACGTTCACCGGAACAGTTCATCACCATTCAGCGACGGTTAGCAGCGTCCGACCGTTTAAATGAATACATTACCCATCGTGGCAGTGCCGTTTTCGCCTGTTTCGGCGGAATTCAAAAAGGAGGCTACATCGGTGATGCGCTTTTTGCTTAA